A stretch of the Cydia amplana chromosome 6, ilCydAmpl1.1, whole genome shotgun sequence genome encodes the following:
- the LOC134648613 gene encoding beta-1,3-glucosyltransferase isoform X1, translated as MFARVLLVLVFAFVSCVQSFDSRNVVFIIISQQEPYLASVASRLKQEIESQVFRIERRNPTVHLTHEDFPVPGAWSIIPLLKPLVTKYRGGDVRWVMFLEEHTAVRCEKLLEALAVADRQKDTKWIGYPLSDDEPTIIHHFAMYEELEEEGGFVYPNFASGFAMRMELIETLLNQIESGQHKLEADFSIDPGFELAQLVYGDKHNPGPLLTADLSFCIVSGDNCATYPRQFETCGSPIPEESVFFAVKTWSGYHSSRAKVVKRTWGRHVTNLMFFSDQADPSLPAVDTGVPNTKTGHCAKTVAILKEAVSRVRNMPHVKWIFLADDDTILGVQRLCEILSCYRGGTDVTVIGERYGYGYVNKETAAKGYDYITGGGGTAFSIAAASLLSRCVCTALTSPDDMTLGACAKERAVPLTHYPLFHQARPQDYPREVLSRDRPLSFHRHSSPEPYKVYATWFQHDDLALKHKYSKDEL; from the exons ATTCAAGAAATGTGGTGTTCATCATAATAAGCCAACAGGAGCCTTACCTGGCGAGCGTAGCCTCTCGCCTAAAACAGGAGATCGAAAGCCAAGTCTTTCGAATCGAAAGG CGGAACCCCACAGTCCACCTAACCCACGAGGACTTCCCCGTCCCCGGGGCCTGGAGCATCATCCCACTGCTCAAGCCCCTGGTCACCAAGTACCGAGGAGGCGATGTCAGATGGGTCATGTTTCTAGAGGAGCATACCGCCGTGCGATGCGAGAAACTTTTGGAAGCTTTGGCGGTTGCTGATAGACAAAAG GACACCAAGTGGATCGGCTATCCCCTTAGTGACGATGAACCCACCATTATCCACCACTTCGCCATGTACGAGGAGTTGGAAGAGGAGGGGGGATTCGTGTATCCTAACTTCGCCAGTGGGTTCGCTATGAGAATGGAATTGATTGAGAC CCTCCTAAACCAAATAGAAAGCGGCCAGCACAAGCTAGAAGCCGATTTTTCCATCGACCCCGGCTTCGAGCTGGCCCAACTAGTATACGGGGATAAACACAATCCTGGCCCCTTGTTAACAGCCGATCTCAGCTTCTGCATAGTGTCCGGAGACAACTGCGCCACCTACCCAAGGCAGTTTGAGACGTGC GGCAGCCCCATACCCGAGGAGTCGGTCTTCTTCGCAGTGAAGACTTGGAGCGGCTACCATTCGTCACGAGCCAAGGTCGTCAAGCGGACCTGGGGGAGACACGTCACCAATCTCATGTTCTTCAGCGACCAAGCTG ACCCATCACTGCCAGCAGTGGACACAGGCGTTCCAAACACGAAAACGGGTCACTGCGCaaaaacggtcgccatcttGAAAGAGGCCGTGAGTCGCGTGCGCAACATGCCGCACGTCAAATGGATATTCCTCGCTGACGACGACACCATTTTAGG TGTGCAGAGACTATGCGAGATATTGAGCTGTTACCGCGGCGGTACGGATGTCACAGTCATAGGTGAACGATACGGCTACGGATATGTGAACAAGGAAACTGCTGCTAAAG GCTACGACTACAtaaccggcggcggcggcacggCGTTCAGCATCGCAGCCGCTTCGCTCCTCTCTCGCTGTGTGTGCACAGCCTTAACGTCGCCCGACGACATGACGCTCGGCGCCTGCGCGAAGGAGCGCGCCGTCCCGCTCACTCACTATCCGCTGTTTCATCAG GCACGCCCTCAAGACTACCCCCGCGAAGTCTTAAGCCGAGATAGACCTTTGTCCTTCCATCGGCACTCCTCACCAGAACCTTACAAGGTCTACGCGACCTGGTTCCAGCACGACGATCTAGCCCTGAAGCATAAGTACTCCAAAGACGAGTTATAA
- the LOC134648613 gene encoding beta-1,3-glucosyltransferase isoform X2: MKTVLLVLVFAFVSCVQSFDSRNVVFIIISQQEPYLASVASRLKQEIESQVFRIERRNPTVHLTHEDFPVPGAWSIIPLLKPLVTKYRGGDVRWVMFLEEHTAVRCEKLLEALAVADRQKDTKWIGYPLSDDEPTIIHHFAMYEELEEEGGFVYPNFASGFAMRMELIETLLNQIESGQHKLEADFSIDPGFELAQLVYGDKHNPGPLLTADLSFCIVSGDNCATYPRQFETCGSPIPEESVFFAVKTWSGYHSSRAKVVKRTWGRHVTNLMFFSDQADPSLPAVDTGVPNTKTGHCAKTVAILKEAVSRVRNMPHVKWIFLADDDTILGVQRLCEILSCYRGGTDVTVIGERYGYGYVNKETAAKGYDYITGGGGTAFSIAAASLLSRCVCTALTSPDDMTLGACAKERAVPLTHYPLFHQARPQDYPREVLSRDRPLSFHRHSSPEPYKVYATWFQHDDLALKHKYSKDEL; the protein is encoded by the exons ATTCAAGAAATGTGGTGTTCATCATAATAAGCCAACAGGAGCCTTACCTGGCGAGCGTAGCCTCTCGCCTAAAACAGGAGATCGAAAGCCAAGTCTTTCGAATCGAAAGG CGGAACCCCACAGTCCACCTAACCCACGAGGACTTCCCCGTCCCCGGGGCCTGGAGCATCATCCCACTGCTCAAGCCCCTGGTCACCAAGTACCGAGGAGGCGATGTCAGATGGGTCATGTTTCTAGAGGAGCATACCGCCGTGCGATGCGAGAAACTTTTGGAAGCTTTGGCGGTTGCTGATAGACAAAAG GACACCAAGTGGATCGGCTATCCCCTTAGTGACGATGAACCCACCATTATCCACCACTTCGCCATGTACGAGGAGTTGGAAGAGGAGGGGGGATTCGTGTATCCTAACTTCGCCAGTGGGTTCGCTATGAGAATGGAATTGATTGAGAC CCTCCTAAACCAAATAGAAAGCGGCCAGCACAAGCTAGAAGCCGATTTTTCCATCGACCCCGGCTTCGAGCTGGCCCAACTAGTATACGGGGATAAACACAATCCTGGCCCCTTGTTAACAGCCGATCTCAGCTTCTGCATAGTGTCCGGAGACAACTGCGCCACCTACCCAAGGCAGTTTGAGACGTGC GGCAGCCCCATACCCGAGGAGTCGGTCTTCTTCGCAGTGAAGACTTGGAGCGGCTACCATTCGTCACGAGCCAAGGTCGTCAAGCGGACCTGGGGGAGACACGTCACCAATCTCATGTTCTTCAGCGACCAAGCTG ACCCATCACTGCCAGCAGTGGACACAGGCGTTCCAAACACGAAAACGGGTCACTGCGCaaaaacggtcgccatcttGAAAGAGGCCGTGAGTCGCGTGCGCAACATGCCGCACGTCAAATGGATATTCCTCGCTGACGACGACACCATTTTAGG TGTGCAGAGACTATGCGAGATATTGAGCTGTTACCGCGGCGGTACGGATGTCACAGTCATAGGTGAACGATACGGCTACGGATATGTGAACAAGGAAACTGCTGCTAAAG GCTACGACTACAtaaccggcggcggcggcacggCGTTCAGCATCGCAGCCGCTTCGCTCCTCTCTCGCTGTGTGTGCACAGCCTTAACGTCGCCCGACGACATGACGCTCGGCGCCTGCGCGAAGGAGCGCGCCGTCCCGCTCACTCACTATCCGCTGTTTCATCAG GCACGCCCTCAAGACTACCCCCGCGAAGTCTTAAGCCGAGATAGACCTTTGTCCTTCCATCGGCACTCCTCACCAGAACCTTACAAGGTCTACGCGACCTGGTTCCAGCACGACGATCTAGCCCTGAAGCATAAGTACTCCAAAGACGAGTTATAA